tctcttttttttttttaaatatccccTCCTTTTCTTGCTGCTATTTTCACGTTGTACCCCGTGGTGTGATTAATAGGAGTCGACAGTGTTTCCAGACGGCAGAGATGTTAAAAATACGCAACCCGGAGATAAAGAGGAAGGGCCTGTCGCCTGAATCATTCAGAAACTCAGTTTGTATGTATTCTTTTCTGCAGAGAGATGCTCTGGCACATAGCACAGAGCTGGAGGCTGTCTCATCCTCAGTAATGTGTGTCTGTGGGAGGTTTCTATGGGCTGTGCCACAACACTGATTACATGTGCTCTTTTATCAATGTTGCAGGAAGATGAAGTCAAGtcaagcttaaaaaaaaaaaaaacaggatatgTGACTTTAGATTTGTCAGTTGACTCACTATGGCTTTTTGCCTTTGCTTCTCCCTCTGCTCGGCCCTTTCAAACTCCCGCTTCTCATAATCCAGTCGGTACTCCTCCCTCTTAAGCCTCTCGTGCTGGTACTCCTCGTAGCTGTCGTACCTGTGCGGGAGAAAAGAAGCGAGGTGTGACATCCGTCTCGGTCCTCCCGCTGTCCCCCTACGCGTAAACAGTGGCCTTCCTATCCACGCTTATGAGGAACAATTGCCAGTATCTGACATTACACACCTGCCGACGCTAGAGAAGTTTGTCGCAAAGTGAAGGAGATGGACGTATTATTAAGATGTCTTTTCACCATCGCTGAGAAGCCTAAGCCTCCACAGGATGGGCCCGTGGGAGCGCCGGGCGAGCGGCACAGTCGGGGACCcaggcagctgcagctgtcagCACAACTTCACATGTCATTACTTTCTGCTTAGTTAGGGCTCCATCAAGAGGGAAAGCACTGCTTTCTCCCAACCGCCCCAGACTAGTACAAGACGTGTCCACTAAGTTTTCCACTGATGAGTGGCTCTTGGACTTGTCGGGTGTCATTAGGGACGCAGATGCCAAATCGGTTCAGAGCGCTGAGATGGGGTCAGTCTTTGCCAGTAGTTCTCTGCATATGAAATCCTAACGCTCTGCAGCGCTTCTCTGAAATCTCCAAATGCACTTAGTCGAAGACGTGGCAGCAAAAAGCTGCGAGGGTCTTCTAATGAGTGTCGCATGCATGTGCACAAGTATGATTTGGAAATCTTAAGGCACAAGAACATTAGTATTCATTCCTCATGAGTCAATAGTTTgtaaaaaacaatcttttactGCAGTTAGACCTTTGGGGCTTTTTCTCTGCCAGCTTTGCACTTCTTGGCACAAGAAGCCAGCTTTACACAAGCTTTTTGGACTTTACGCTTTCCAAAAAGCGTAAGGTCAATCAGATTGGACGGAGAAGAATCTGTGAACATAAATTTTCAAGTTTAACACAATTCCTAATCAGATACAGATCTGGACTTTGGCTGGACAATTATAACACCTAAATAACCATTTTATGGTCATTTTGGTTGTATATTTAAGgtcgttgtcctgctggaagttgAACCTTCCCTTGCAGAATCTAATgatttttcttccaggattgctgtatatttagctccatgcttttttaaaatcaactttgGTCAACTTTCTTCTCCCTAATGAAGGGAGAATGAAGTTCTCCCTTCCTAACATGACATCTTGTTATGTTTTATAACATGATGTTACAGATTGTGTTGTGCATGCATTTAAAGTGAACAGAAGAGATAGATGTCACTGGCTGAATTTTGTCCATAATGTCACAAATCCTAGGAATTTTCTCTGGAAATTTGCAcgcattaaacatttttctttacctGAATCACACAACTAAGCTTAAGTTAACAAAGCATATTAAACAAGAGGACTGAATAATTCATACTGAAAGAATTACCTTGGCCTGCGGCTGAGCGGAGACCGGGACTGAGGGTGAGGGCTCTTATGGAGTCTGGAGCGGACAGCGTTCAGATCTGAGCTATGATGAGACCTGAAGGTAAAGCCAGAGAAAAGCGGTAAGGATGACATTTCTTTCCACTAAAACAcattactttcaaataaaataaagctgctCACTACTTTAAAGCTTTGACACCTGGGTTGATTTAATCATGCCAAACTCTTACATTTGCGTTCAACTCCTTTTAAACACCACCTAGTCTTCATGTAACTCAATAAATGTTCATCATTTATTGccgatttctttttttttttccacagctgagCTGGCTTAGATGTGTGCCTGTATCTATGTTGTATGAAGATGTGGTGAATAGTTTAGACCCTGGTGGCCTGACTGTGGAGCTTGTAAGCCTTTCTCTCCTTGAGCTCCTGGTGCTCAATTATTGAAGTGTTCCTGAAGGAGGAACACGTAAATAATAGAAAGGGAGACGTTTGGGAAGCAAAGGTGTGCTTCTTCAGACTGAAGGTATGTTAAAACAAGCTACAGCACCCAATTCTTTTGCCGGCTCTCCTGTTTTCAAGGAGCTTTCAGATAAATCCTCTTCCTTTATTGCAGTAGGTTTATCttatttcatctttaatttGAGTACTTTCATTTAGTGGGTGGGGTGGGAGGATAAACATATTACGAAATGGCACAACTAGTGGCACCATTTCTATTTACAACCAAACAATATAAAAgaagcatttaaatttttttattaaagtcaaaAGCAAAAGttcattaaataattaaaagttatttaatgCTTTACCAAAGCTTGTAAAACCTTactaaatccattttttttgttttaatatttttatataatttattaccCCAAATTGTTTTGTCcgttcagatttttttgaatTCCAAGTTCTGTAATTAGACCAAACATCTTTCAtattcctaaatatttttaaaatattcctaTAATCATGTGcttaattaatacattttcaatagtttaacagaaaaataacctGGATGCAttggattcattttaaaaacattgctaCATATTTCATCCATAATAGAATGCTGCATTGTTAACAATATTAAggacagattttgttttgtggcCGTTTTTGGCGATATTTTCCTCCTTCCAGAGGTTTGAGGACAGTCTTCTCTGCTCCAACACCAGGTCAACTGAGAAAGTGAGCATCTTACTATTTTAAACCTTCATTGTTTTCTGCATTACATCAGGTGTTAGGTGCAAGGTTACACAGCAGAACGAACACATGGCATTCGAGTAGGATGTGTATTGATCTTTTAAGGTCAGTAAGTTGCATCAAGAAAATAAGCTACCCTTATAAAATTGCCCATATTTACAATAAgaagaataataattaaaagacTTAAAGTAACGGGAGCTGAGAAAGACAAGCTGTGTGCTGACTGGATCTCACTGTTGTAAGAACTGCACCAAAAAAAGATTATCATGGCTTTGTAGCTTGGATTGTTAATAAATCTAGAGGGCAAGGTATACCAATGAACACTAATCCAAGAGCACTGTTTTCCTGCTgtcaaatgactttttttttctcaactccAACCCTGTCTGTGTCAGATTTTGATCGGATGCCTCGAGGCTATTACAGTATAATTTACAAGCAAGTTGGTGTAGGATGAAGAGCAAGGGTCTGAACAAGATAAAGTGATTCTATTGGCTCTGCGGAGTAAACTGACCTTTCAGTAATCATGCAAACAAAGTGAGTCACTGCAGCAGAGTCCACCACTGTGAGTCACTCAATGAAGCACTGCTGACAAACTcaatttattcatattattcTCAGTCGCAAGTTTCTGCCTCTGTTTtgctaccaaaaaaaaagaaaaccctcccTCGGCACTGATCAAAGAGAAACATGGGTAACGTAGTTCTCACAGAGGGATATGATGATGGGGATCTCTTTTGAGAGAGGGTGTTGAGACCAAATTCTCACAGACTGGATTTGGCTTTTATCTCCGGGGATGTAAAAGAGGAAGGTTTTTGCCAcgcaataaaaacaacagctgccTCTTAAAACAATAGACCTGGCAtcagatggaaagaaaaaaatatatatataaataaataaattcatgaaAAATAGGAGCAGGGGGAGATAGTGTGTAAAGAGGGAGTGTAcaagagagaataaaaaaaaaccacccTGCATAAAGATGAAAACTCATTCTCTTGATAAGTTCAGAGCACCTTTCATGTtctcatttcattcatttttgttcatttgtgacTCTGTTTagtgagatttttttaactgatattttaaaatcagatccaaGAAGAGCCTACTAGTTAGTTGGTTTTTCAGTAGCTTTCTCAACAACACCGAGGTGCTATGTCATGAAAGTAAATCACAAGCTGATGGTAAAATCTCAGTTTTCTATCTTGGCTGAGGAGCTgaagaatttgttaaaaaacaaatagctTAAGCCAACACAAAGCTTGCGTCATCAGTAGCCTCACACCAGAAAATGCCCCCAGACAAGAGTAAGAGACTTTACAGTGAAATTATGACCAATCTGATCCAATATTGATATTAGAATTGAATgggatgttattttttattagccTCAAGTCACAGAACCGCACTCCATGGTACTTTGTTGGAGCATGTTatattgtaattaattttaCTCTGCAATATGAATGAGCCAGACACTCACCACTATCAcagtgtgaatgggtgaatgactgaccATAGTGTAAAGTGATTTGGAGTCCTTTGGACTACAAAAAGCACAACACCACTACAGTCCATTTATAcggaaatgaaaaacaaaaactgaatctaCTTAAGtctctacaaaataaaaaagccagTGTTACAAGAAGACTTTCTTTGACCAGTCCTGCCTTGAAGTCCATCAGACAGAGCTTTTTAAAACCCTGGATGAAGGGCTTTATTGTTTTGCCAAAGCATAGTATTAAGGAGTAACATAACAGAAATAATTACGCCTCTGCCAGAACTCAAAACCAcggggaaaaagaaacaaatttataagtgctcaaatttaagacttacATGaagataatttttaaaaagtttggaaatatGGGTGTATtcaaggctttttaaaatttgtattaaaaattttAAGACAATGTGACACCTTTGGTCTGCTTAAATATGCCACACCATTACCAAAAACAATTTACCAGTAAAATCATTTTGCATTGAACAATGTCAGaatcaataaatgtttaaattcagaTATCAGATTAACAATCAAAATATCTTGGATGTTGGCAATTATGCTTTGTACATTTGAATTTTTACTCCAACCCAGTTGGTTGACCTGCGGAGCTATTCGATGGTCAGAATCCTGGATGCAGACAACGTTTAAAATGACTACTTTTCCTTCAACAAGGAATGAAGAAAAGTGGTTGagtgattttcaaatatttctacttttaagaagatggaaactgaaaaacaacttaccaAGAGGAGGGACGTCTGTCTGGTGAGCTGGACAGAGAGCGCCTGCGGTATCGTGATGAGGAGCTGCGGGAGCCAGAGTGGGACCGTGAACGGGAACGGGACCCGCTGCTGGTCCAGCAGAACGGTCGACTAGGTGACAGGAGAAGGGAGGACGGTGGAGAGATGGAGCCTCGTGAAGGGGAGCAAGTGGATGGTGGGGAACAGGAGGGAGAATGGGGAGAGCAGTCAAAGAGTAGGTCCAGAGGGGTGCCCTCCCATGGAAAGATGAAGCGACTCTCACGGCCATCATCCAGCTCCAGCTCATTATGAAAGGACAGAAACCCTGGGTGCAGGTAGCTGGATCCAGACAGTCTCTGGGAGTAAAAGTGTATCTCTCCCCCCTCAGGGGACAGGGGTGTTGTAGGCTTGTTTGGTTTACTGCTATCGTCTCTCTCCTGCTCACCCTGAGTATAGAGGGCTTGCAGGGGAGGGCCAAAGTGCTTGTTGAGTTCTGCTCTGATTTCCTGGTCGCACAGGGGCTTCCGGCTGGTGGCAGAAAGTTGCAGTTGGTCCCTAACAGCAGTGCCCCCCTGTGTGGGTATCTGAGTGGTTTGTGGAAGGGTACGCTCCCCTAACCCCCTGACACGGCAAGCATCTCCATCCACGGGGACACATTTCTGCTCTTTAGTCAAATGACTAAGAGAGGATGATGATGTAGAACAAGAAGATGATAGAAACGATGTTGACATGACTGAGTCCATACATTCGACATGCCTGTTCTCCACCTTGCCAGTGGAGGTGGCACCTGGGGTGAATGTCATTTCCAAAGATGTAGCCATGGAAACAGCGGATATGCCCCCATCCATCTTACAAGCAGCCAGTGCCTGGCAATAGTCATGGTCGCTGTGGCCATCCTGCCCAGTGGCCCGCTTGTTGTTGCCAGTGCTGCAGTGCCCCTCAAGGCCGCCCCCCAGTGCACGTCGAGCGATGGCGTAAGGGAGGGCGGTGGATGCTTTGCTTAGCTGCGCATAGAGCTCAGTCTGTTCGGGACCCTTCCTGGCAGGGCCCCTGGCTGAGGCACCTGGGGCCGGGGCCAAAGCGCCGGCGCCCAACTCACTCAGCCTGGCTCTTTTGCATGTCAAGGCAGAGGAGCAACATGAGGACAACTTGGTTTTCAGAGATGCTTTGAAAGGATTCTCTTGACTGGCTTTGTGTGGGGGCGTGGTAGGTGGTGTCAGACCTGAGAGGGCAAGGAAGACAGACAGAGTGGTTGGGTGGGTGTAATGAAATGCAAATCATATTGTAATCCTCACCAGGCACCACTCCCTCCCTTCATGTCTCACTCATCTATAAAATCCCAGGTCAGTTTATAGACAGTGGACACAGATACATGTCTGATTAAAATATTCACTTTCACTTGGTCTAATCCTATTTTATTGCAATCTTGACAGATTAATGTAATGCTCTGTGTAACTTAATATGGATGTCTTGCCATTCTCCTTGTCTCCGACCTTGAAAAGAtccattttcatgtaaaaaacaaTCTTGCCCACAAGAAATTTAATGCATCtaatggaaaatataaaaaaaacccatacaaAAAGTCACTGAAGTCAAAAAGACCCCTCACTAAAATGATGTTACACATGTTTTGAGTTTACCCTTCAATACAGTTTGGAGGACAATGAACGTCTCTTTCTTTTATCCACATTTTGGCATTCTTCGAGATGTCCAAATGGCAAGATGCTACGTCGTTGAGGCAATAGAGGAAGTGATGGTTGGGTTGACATTCTTTTCTACTGCTCATACCCAACATTCCCCCATCGCTCCCCTTTTCCTCCTACAGATTTACAACCAGACAGATGGCAGTTATATGAGAAGTCCTGAGATGAGCCCACTTTATAGCTTTGTTACTGCGCTCGCACAAACAGACACTGCCATTACTTTCGTTCCCCTCATTCCCGCCTCTTTTTTCAGTCTCCTTCTTTCTCTAGTTCAGTCTTTTCCGTCTTCCTTGTGTCTGCCATCTTCCGCTAGATCAATCTCCATTTCCCTCCCTTCTGTGTCATTCTTCATCTTCCCCTGTTTCTGTCTCACACAGAACAAATGtgcccacacacacaggcgCACTTGTCACTAACAGTCTGACTGGAGTCAAACTCAGGCACTTTGAAACACCTACACTCTTTCCACCCCTCCTTGTTTGCCATTGCTATAGAGCACACCATTCTTCCCCTACCAGTGGATTCCTATCAAATGACAGCTATTAGTATCAAATCCAGTGTTAGAATATGCACCAGTCAGATGTCTTGTTGAAGAGAAGGTAGGAGCTGGAGACAAAAATGAGAGTGTTTTTAAAGTAGCATGCTGTGTTTGGGAGCTAGACAACTACCAAAGTCCTAAATGTCTATATATGATTTCGGACTGAAAGCACCCATGCTCTCCACAGGCCCTTTTCCCATCCATTTTTCCTATGGTGATTTCATCATGCATGAAATCACCatctttcactgcaaaaaagctcaaactcagtcagattggaatGACAGCATCTATAAAGAAAGGATTCAAACTAATACTCTCTAGAAAACCATTGAGCTCTTTACAGAACGgttgtttttaaagtcacttctgtcacttaaaataccaataaatgcagtaaagtttgtgattgtaacgcCACAAACTATGAAGCAATTTTTGTGATTCTAAATACCTTTGGAAGTACAGGGAGAACAGAGAGTAGGTGTTAGAGAATGACTGAAAAACTTCTGCTTCACCAATGAAGCACCATCTGTCCAAACAAATTTCTGCATGGGATCATAAACTAGGAGCCATTAGCAATAGGGTGccagaaataaatcaaagttaCACAAATTTGTGCCTCTCAGTCAAACCTGCTAATGATGGATGATCTGTGGGACACAAACACCAATCATGCAGAGAGTGGTGAAAGAATTATGAAATAAGTGAGCGAGACTGGCAAGAAAGCCGTAAATCGCAAGGAGACCACAAAGCCGACATCAACTCCAGGCTTAAAGAGTTGATCCCGAAGTAAACTAAACAAATAGCGACACAGATAACAGCTAAATGTCTTGTGCTACAGTAAATAAAGACATCACAGCAGTACAAAGAACAACTTTCAGTTGGATGAGGTTAGACTTGAAAAGTAGGACTCTAGTGGATCTTCAATGCCTTTTTCTGGTCTACAGAGTAGCTCTCCGAGAAGGGTCAAACAACCATGctgactgtaaatgtttttatttgatttgaaatgtgaaaataacaattttattcTTTACAACAGCAATGTCAACTTTTTTAGTAGTTCTCTGAATATTGCATCAGTGGCTGGTTGTTTTGCTGTGAAAGTGGAAGCATGTACCCATCTAAACTCCATCTGATTATCTGTAACACCACCATTATCTCTATTGTGGTGGAATGCTACTCTAAATCTGCAAGGCACATGTAGGAGCTTACACTCGTGCTTCACTGGGATCTACATCCATCTGTCTCATATACCAGCTAATCTCTAACTACGAAATGGGCCTCAGTAACCCTGAGCTCTCCGGACTAATGACTTTTCCTGCTAATATTCAATCTCAAAATTTGCACGGGACTTAAAAAGAGAGTCAGGTGAAGGGCTTTATTTTAATAACGGCTGTAAAAAATGGATGTGTGGAACGCAATGACCGTACATATTTGGCTGCGGGTCAACAAATTTGCCCACGTGCAATAAAATGAGAGGAAATATTAACTGAGCTTGATTGCTGCCAGAGCTTAAGGACTCCTGCCCTTATGCTCCCTCTAGGTCTCCATGGAAATCACATTTGACCCTGAGAGCTTATCTACACAAAGGGTTAAACAACACTTGAAACCAGAGCCAGAAAAACACACCTCTCGGGGGGGTGGAGAGGTTAAATTACTGTCCCCTGCAAGTAGAAGGTCCAATGGACACACATGAGGCTAATACAAGGATCACTTTCTCTGCTTGTAAATGAATATCTAAGGAGACCAGTGTTAGAGGCTAAAGGGcaatccttttttattttcactgacCTTAGATAATTAATCTCAAATAATTGTGTGATTGTTACTAAAACAATTCTAATAACCTGATAAAGAAATGGATGACTCCCAGTTTGGAAGcattactttgattttattgcaaCTGAAAGATGCCAAACAACGCTTCCGGCAATGAGACACAAGTGTCCCCAAAAATATAACAGAACCAAAGACTTTATAAATGACTCCCAAAGAGATTGCTTGTTGAAAAAGACTGTGATTATGCTGTTTAATACATGCATTTCAATTGCCTGATTTATAGTGTTAagacaaaagtatttacaccccataaactttttaaagtgtTACGTTCCAGCAATACACCTTAGTGTATTTACTGGGATTTAATGTAACAGAATAACATGTCATGTTGAGGGGAAAGGACACCaataactatttttaaataatcaaagcTTAAACGTCGGCCTGCTAGTGCAAAAAAGGACTCcacatttaacaaacatttcaaaacaatgcctcattttctttccattccACAATAATGCACTACTTGGCATTAGATATCCACATTGaatcattaaaattattaaaatatgctGAAGTTTATGGACATCATTTCCCATCGTGAAAACTTAATATTGTTCAAGATGATATTAGAGTCAGATAATGAAAAAGCTTATAACATCTTCAGATAAAAAGAGAGTTAGGGAAGTTTTTGCTAATAAATCATGCAGAGATTTGAAAGACAATCAATACTTGTGCCTATATAAAGactttctttgtctttcaccTTGAACTTTAATCTGAGCTATGAAGGACAACAAGAAAAGCTACTATTAACCCCTCCCTATCCACAAGACGCTTGGAAAGAATTAGTACTATTGGTGGTTTATCTAATagtcaaatatattttaggTAAGCAGAAAAACATGCTCACCTGGGGTTCCAGCAATCTCCACACTTAATGTGCGTTCAATGGTTTTGTTCTCAAAGGGTGATCCTTTGTGGTcactgaaagacaaaacaaatccaatAATTTAAAGCCACAGATGAAAGACTGAAGTTTTCTGTGAtctaaaaaaatggaaatgagtcACAAAAAATGCCTCAGCTCGAATTctaatttatataatttcttCTGGCTTCGTCTTTGTGTTCTAATTTGTTGCTGCTCTTTAGCCTAGAATAATTGGAAAAACTTCACACACTTACTTTGGAGACTCTGGGGTCAAAGGAAGTGGCAAGGTGGTTGGTTTGGCTGCAGAACACAAAGGAGCATGGGTAATTATTGATCTAGGTATGACAATCACGGCAGAAGAGACAAGGTCCATATTCTGCAACATTTAATCTCAAATTGGTGCAACAAATACAATTATTACTACAAAAAACACCCATTTCTGCTTCAATTGATGTTATGCTTTTTAAATTGACCCCATTTTAACAATTTACTCTCTCTGaatgtatatctatatatctactgtatatatatatatatatgtatgtgcTATTTAATCTGTGAGGCAGGATGGAGTGATGGCATCTACACACAAACAGACTGCGTTTGACAACAAACAGATCATAATGGAGTAAAAAACATACAGAGACAATGCTACAAACAAAACACGTGACAGTGGGTGAGCCCCTCCCTggacaagaaaaataaagtcatgattGCATGCACCAACAGcagaggagggggaaaaaagaaagaaagaaaggagagtCAAGGAAGCTTGTGCAGTTGCCCGAGGCTTTGGCCGACTTGTGCTCCAGCTAAGAGAATGTGGCTTTGGTGGCACGATGCTAAACAGCAGCGTCTGGATAATTGAGTCTAAATGTACATATTCATCACTCTCAGCTCAATCAGCCAAAGGTAGTTCAAGAACTGACTTATTAAAAACAGGATGTACAGCAGCAAGACAAGGCTCACCCCTtctcccatttttttctccctaaGATGCCTCTGGGACTAGCAAAAGCATTGGAGAGCAGGCTGTTTCACTGTCATTGGTGTGTGTGTCCGCTGTTAGATTTAAATTAGGCTACAGGTTAGTTATGAAATCAAACTCGGAAGTGGTTAGAGCagcagaaggagaagaaagagcaggagatcATAAGGCCAGAGGtaggggagggaggggggatgCAGTCATGATTACCTAACAACAGGTGGCCCTGGTCATCGGGGTGCTCGCTGAGTGCCTGCCTGTGTGGGGGCCCTTGCCCTTGTATGATGCAGGGAGGGGAGGGCTCTGCAATGCTAGTATCTGGGAGGAGAGGGCTTGGTGGGCCCTGTGAGAGCACCACGGCAGGGCTGCCTATGACATggttatcatcatcatcaacaacaacaccatcaccatcatcatcatggtCAACATCCTCCCCAAAGCCTC
The window above is part of the Xiphophorus couchianus chromosome 14, X_couchianus-1.0, whole genome shotgun sequence genome. Proteins encoded here:
- the ppargc1a gene encoding peroxisome proliferator-activated receptor gamma coactivator 1-alpha isoform X6; this encodes MDGYGRTEDELFSSCLLNLTWETCYEQCAALVGEDQPLCPDLPELDLSELDVSDLDADSFLGGLKWYSDQSEIISSQYGNEASNLFEKIDEENEANLLAVLTETLDSIPVDEDGLPSFEALADGDVTNASDRSCPSSPDASPHTPEPEEPSLLKKLLLAPANSQLSYNQYTGGKAQNHAASSNHRIRPPPAVVKTENPWNGKARGGSGQQNRPVRRPCTELLKYLTATDDILLHTKASDAKSAWGGPSSRDKSSLGLSASSSSSSPSSSSTSSFSSLSSTSSSSSSTTSKKKSAVSSQQQQQQQSPQQHHQRAKPTTLPLPLTPESPNDHKGSPFENKTIERTLSVEIAGTPGLTPPTTPPHKASQENPFKASLKTKLSSCCSSALTCKRARLSELGAGALAPAPGASARGPARKGPEQTELYAQLSKASTALPYAIARRALGGGLEGHCSTGNNKRATGQDGHSDHDYCQALAACKMDGGISAVSMATSLEMTFTPGATSTGKVENRHVECMDSVMSTSFLSSSCSTSSSSLSHLTKEQKCVPVDGDACRVRGLGERTLPQTTQIPTQGGTAVRDQLQLSATSRKPLCDQEIRAELNKHFGPPLQALYTQGEQERDDSSKPNKPTTPLSPEGGEIHFYSQRLSGSSYLHPGFLSFHNELELDDGRESRFIFPWEGTPLDLLFDCSPHSPSCSPPSTCSPSRGSISPPSSLLLSPSRPFCWTSSGSRSRSRSHSGSRSSSSRYRRRSLSSSPDRRPSSWSHHSSDLNAVRSRLHKSPHPQSRSPLSRRPRYDSYEEYQHERLKREEYRLDYEKREFERAEQREKQRQKAIEERRVVYVGRLRSDCSRSELKRRFEVFGEIEECAVNLRDDGDNFGFIMFRYTCDAFAALENGHTLRRSNEPQFELCFDGQKQLCKSRYTDLDTHSDDFDPTSTKSKYDSMDFDSLLKEAQCSLRR